The window TCATCCGATGGGGCTAGTTCGCGAACGCGCCACCTGGCACTATAATCGTATCGTTTACGACTCCCAGATTCTCAGACGGGTCGAGGCCAATTCGGTGCTTTTGGATGAGGCGGCGTCTGAGGAGTTCAGGGAGGTCATGCGTCAGAGCGTCTTTACCCTTTGCCCCTCTGGCACCGGACCGAACTCGATACGGCTCTGGGAAGCAATCTGTAGTGATTCAATTCCGGTAGTGATGGCGGAGACGTATCGCCACCCCGGTAGCGGTAGCCTGTGGCGTGAGGCTGTGGTCGAGTGCGGCGAGGACCGTCAGAGTATCGCCGAGCTGCCAGAGCGCCTGGCAGAGATAGCCGGCGACGCCCGCGCGCTATTAAAACGCCGGGCCGCCTTGCGTATGCTGGCGTTGCGCTACGGGCCGGACAGCTTCGTTGCGGATATCGTCTCTATCATGCGAAGCTAATTGCGCCGCTTTCCGGCGCAAGAATCCGCTTCTCGCCATCTACCGGCGAGGCTGGACCTAACATGCTGATGTAGCGCAATCGAAGGACCCTTTCTGATGAACCATGATCCGGTATTCACCCACTTTCGTCCTTCAGAGGTGGTAGCAGACGGTGTTTCGGTTTACGACTTTCTTGGTGTCAAAACAGACACGCGATTCAAGAAGGCTTGGGTTCAATTTGCTGCTCCTGCCGGGAAGGCCGTTCAGGCCCGTCTTCCAGCATTTAACGAGCACTATCCGGACTGGGTTCTGACGCTGGAGAGCGTCCTGCGGGCAAGTGGCACCTATCGGGTGGCCGAGCTTGGTGCTGGCTGGGGTACCTGGTCGTCAATCGCCGCTGCGGCTGCCCGGACCCGGCCGCAGATCAGCGGCGTCGAAGTCGTCGCGCTGGAGGCCGACCCCACGCACCATAAATGGCTCCAGCAGCACTTCGCCGTGAATGGACTGAAAGCCGATGGTGTGCATCTGGTTCATGGCGCAATATCAAAAGAACGAGGCCAGGCCCGCTTCCCGGTCATTGAAAATCCTGATGAAGATTATGGCGCGTCGCTGAGGCAGGTGAATAATGGTGGCGACTTTATAGTCGTTGACTCATTTATTCTCGAAGACGTCATATCAAAGTTTACCGGTGCCGTCGATTTTATGCATGTTGATATTCAGGGCGCGGAGTATGATGTTATTCCCGACAATATGGATTTGCTTAAACGGTCTGTGAAGTCAATCATGATCGGGACGCATATATCACTGCAACATCACGAAGGAATGAGAGACAGGTTTCTGGAGCGCGGCTGGCGCGAGCGGATGAATTATCCACGGATGGCCTTATGCGACACCCCCTATGGAAAAATTCAGTTCGGTGACGGCGTTCTGGGATTCGAAAATCCTGACCTTTTCTGACAATTCGGCCTCGCAAATCCTGCCGGCTTGCGCCGCCCTAGGTATGGCGCGCGGGTCTGGCAGCTGACACAGGCCAATGAGGATTCGCTGCGGTCGCTTTGCCGACCGCAGAATGTGTTGTAGCACACGCGCAGGACAGGGTAATCAGCGCCGGGTTACCGGGCAGAACCGGATAACAGATGCAAATTCGAATTACGAGGAAAGCATGACCGCAAAGACGGCTTTGATCACCGGAGTTACCGGCCAGGACGGTGCTTACCTGTCCCGCTTGTTGCTGGAAAAAGGCTATATCGTTCATGGCGTAAAGCGCCGCTCATCCTCGTTCAATACCGGCCGGATCGATGATCTTTACATGGATCCTCACGCCGATGATGTGCGCTTCTTTCTGCATTACGGCGATCTGACGGATTCAACCAATCTCATCCGCCTCGTTCAGGAAGTGCAGCCCGACGAAATCTATAATCTGGGCGCGCAGAGCCACGTGCAGGTGAGCTTCGAGACACCGGAATACACGGCCAATTCAGACGCGATGGGAGCGCTGCGCATACTCGAGGCGATGCGCATTCTGGGGCTGGAAAAGAAGACCCGCTTCTACCAGGCATCGACCTCCGAGCTCTATGGCAAGGTGCAGGAGATTCCCCAGAAGGAAACCACGCCCTTCTACCCGCGAAGCCCGTATGCCGCTGCCAAGCTCTATGCCTACTGGATCACCGTGAACTACCGTGAATCCTACGGCATGCACGCCTCTAACGGCATATTGTTCAATCATGAAAGCCCGATGCGCGGCGAGACCTTCGTCACCCGCAAGATCACGCGCGCCGTTGCAGGTATCAAGCTCGGCTATCAGGACAAGATCTATCTGGGTAATCTGGATGCCCAGCGCGACTGGGGGCATGCGCGCGACTATGTTGAGGGAATGTGGCGCATTCTCCAGCAGGACGAGCCGGATGATTACGTGCTGGGCACCGGCGAGATGTACTCGGTGCGCGAATTCGTCGAGCGGGCATTTGCCCATATCGGTGTCGAGATCGAGTGGCGCGGCAAGGGCGTGGACGAGACCGGTGTCGACAAGGCGACCGGGGTAACCCGGGTTGTTGTTGATCCACGATATTTCCGCCCGGCCGAAGTCGAGCTTCTGCTGTCGGACCCGACGAAAGCCCGCGAAAAGCTCGGCTGGCAGGCCACGACACCGTTCTCCGAGCTGGTGCGCGAAATGGTGACCGAAGACCTGAAAACGGTTGCTCGCGAGCAGGACCGCCATGACCGCCATGGCTGATACTCCCGCCGTCATCTACCCGCTCGAAGGCAAGCGGGTCTGGGTCGCGGGTCATCGTGGCATGGTCGGCTCCGCGCTGGTGCGGCGGCTCGAACGGGAGAACCCGGCCGAGATACTCAAGGTTACCCGCCAGGAGGTCGACCTGCGTGACCCGGCGGCTGTCCGCTCATGGCTGGAAACGGCGCGCCCAGAGGCCGTGTTCGTGCCGGCCGCGAAGGTGGGCGGCATTCTGGCGAATGACACCTATCCGGCCGACTTCCTCTACGACAACCTGATGATCGCAGCGAACATCATTCATGCGGCCCACGAGACCGGTGTGGAGAAGCTGCTCTTCCTCGGGTCGTCGTGCATCTATCCGAAATTCGCTGATCAGCCCATCGTGGAAGAGGCGCTGCTCACCGGCGCGCTGGAGCCGACCAACGAGTGGTACGCGATCGCCAAGATTGCAGGGATCAAGCTTTGCCAGGCTTACCGCAAGCAGCATGGCGCAGATTTCATCTCGGCCATGCCCACCAATCTCTACGGCCCCGGCGACAATTACGACCTTCAGAGTTCCCACGTGATACCGGCGCTCATCCGCAAGGCGCACGAGGCGAAACGCGCTGGCGCACCCTCCATGGAGATATGGGGCACCGGCACGCCGCGCCGGGAGTTTCTGCATGCTGATGATTGCGCCGATGCGCTTGTTCATCTGATGAAGGTCTATTCGGCGCCCGAACACGTGAACGTCGGATCGGGGACGGATGTAACCATTGAGGAGCTGGCGCGCCTCGTCATGGCCGTGGTCGGGTTTGAAGGTGAGCTCACCAAGGATCTCTCCAAGCCTGATGGCACGCCGAGAAAGCTGATGAGTGCAGACCGGCTGCGCGCGCTGGGCTGGAAGCCTTCGATAGGCCTTCGTGAGGGGCTAGAAAATGCAAACGCTTGCTATATTGAAACTATTTAGCAGGCGGCCGCCTTCGCGGAGGATCGTCGTTTCGTGATCGCAAGCCGTTTCGTGGTCAAAATACTGGTCGGCCAATTCTAATGACGCTCGGTCTCGTCATCCCAGCCGCCCCGACCGGCGCAGCAAAGCGATAATGCGGTCAGCGGCCTCTTCGGCGCTGATCGTCGCCGTTTCCACGTGCAGCTCGGGGGTCTCAGGCGCCTCGTAAGGGCTGTCAAAGCCGGTGAAGTTCTTGATCTCCCCCGCTTTGGCCTTCTTGTAGAGGCCTTTGGGATCGCGCTGCATGCACACCTCGATGGGTGCATCGACGAAGACTTCGATAAACTCGTCCTCTTCCACCAGCTCGCGCACCATCTGACGTTCGGCCCGGAAGGGGGAGATGAAGGAGCAGGTGACGATCAGCCCGGCATCAACAAAGAGCCGTGCCACCTCGCCGATCCGGCGGATGTTCTCCACCCGGTCGCCTTCGGTGAAACCGAGATCGCGGTTCAGCCCGTGGCGCACATTGTCGCCATCAAGCGAGTAGGTGTGGTGTCCAGCCTCAGCCAGGCGGCGCTCGACGATATTGGCGATGGTCGACTTGCCGGCACCGGAAAGCCCTGTAAACCACAACACGGCCGGCTTCTGGGCCTTGAGCCCGGCCCGGCGTGTCTTGTCCACATCCATCTGGTGGGTATGGATGTTGGTCGCCCGGCGCAGCGCAAAGCGGATCATGCCCGCCCCGACGGTCTGGTTGGTATACCGGTCGATGAGGATGAACGAGCCGGTATCGCGGATCTCATGGTAGGGATCAAAGGCGATGGCACGGCTGGTGGACAGATTGCACTGGCCGATACCGTTCATGCCCAGCTCCTTGGCCGGGATGTGCTCGTAGGTGTTTACATCAACACCGTATTTCAGCTCCGTCACCGAAACCGGGGTTACCTGCCCGCCGGCTTTGAGCAGGTATGAGCGGCCGGGATGCATGGCATCTTCATGCATCCAGAGCACTTCAGCGGCGAACTGGCTGGCGACTTCCGGGCGATCCTGGGTGCCGGTCAGCATATCGCCGCGGATAATGTCGATTTCCGCATCGAGCACGAGGGTCACCGCTTCGCCTGCGCTGGCCTCTTCCAGATCGCCATCGGCGGTGACGATGCGGGCGACCCTTGCCTTCTGGCCGCTTGATGCGACGACGATTTCATCGCCCGGCTGCACCGTGCCGGACACGATTGTTCCGGAGAAGCCGCGGAAATCGAGATTGGGCCGGTTCACCCACTGGACAGGGAAGCGGAACGGCCCCGAACGCGCATCGGTCTCGGTGTCGATATCCTCAAGCAGTTCCAGCAGCGTCGGCCCGTCATGCCAGTCCATCGCCTCCGAACGGCTGGTGACATTGTCGCCATAGCGCGCGGACATCGGGATCGGTGTGATCGTCTCGAAGCCGAGATTTTCCACCTTCGCGAGATAGTTCGAGACGATCTCGTGGAAGCGGGCACGCGAATGACCGGCAAGGTCCATCTTGTTGATCGCCAGCACGACATGGCGGATGCCCATCATGTGCGCGATGTAGGAATGGCGCAGGGTCTGCACGAGGACGCCCTTGCGCGCATCAACAAGGATGATCGCGAGGTCGGCGGTCGATGCGCCGGTCGCCATGTTGCGCGTATATTGCTCGTGGCCGGGTGTGTCTGCGACGACAAACTTGCGCTTGTCGGTGGAAAAGAACCGGTAGGCGACGTCGATCGTGATACCCTGCTGGCGCTCGGCCTCGAGCCCGTCCAGCAGGAGCGCGAAATCGATCTCCTCGCCGGTGGTGCCGTGCTTTCTTGAGTCCTTTTCCAGCGTGGACAGCTGGTCTTCGAAGATCAGCTTGGAATCGTAGAGCAGCCGCCCGATCAGGGTGGACTTGCCGTCATCGACTGAGCCACAGGTGATAAAGCGGAGCACTCCGCGATCACCGGTTCGCGTGAGACGCGAAATCACATCAGCGCGCACATCCATCTCTAGAAATATCCCTCGCGCTTTTTCTTTTCCATCGACCCGGCTTCGTCATGGTCGATCAACCTGCCCGAACGTTCCGAGGTGCGGGCGGTCAGCATTTCCATCACCACCTCTTCCAGTGTCACTGCCGCCGACTCGATGGCGCCCGTCAGCGGATAGCAACCCAGCGTGCGGAAGCGGACGAGACGCATCTGCGCCTCCTCGCCCGGCGCGAACACGAACCGGTTGTCATCGACCATGAGAAGCTGGCCATCGCGCTCGACCACGGGGCGTTCCGCCGCGAGATAGAGCGGCACGATGGGAATGTTCTCTTCAAGGATGTATTGCCAGATATCAAGCTCGGTCCAGTTCGATAACGGGAAGACCCGGATCGATTCGCCCTGCCGGATCCGCGTGTTGTAGGTCCGCCAGAGTTCGGGGCGCTGATTGCGTGGCTCCCAGCCATGAGCGGAATCACGGAACGAGAAGATGCGTTCCTTGGCGCGCGATTTTTCCTCGTCGCGGCGTGCGCCGCCAAAGGCCGCATCATAGCCGTGCCGGTTCATGGCCGCGCGCAGGGCCTCGGTCTTCATTACCTGGGTGTGCAGGTTGGACCCGCTGGCGAACGGGCTGATGCCGCGTTTGAGACCGTCCTCGTTGATTTCCACGCGCATCTCAAGACCCAGCGCCTCGGCCAGGGCGTCGCGATAGGTGATCATGTCGCGGAATTTCCACGTCGTATCGACGTGCTGCAGCGGGAAGGGCGGGCGCGAAGGATAGAAGGCTTTCAGCGCCAGATGCAGCATCACGGCTGAATCCTTGCCTATCGAATACAGCATGACCGGGTTGGCAAACTCGGCCGCCACCTCGCGCATGATGTGGATGGACTCCGCTTCAAGCGCCTTCAGGTGCTCGGACAGGGGCAGCTTGCCCGTCCGCGGTTTCCCGAAGCTCGCCGCATAGTCCGCGATACGTGCGATTATCGCGTTCCTGTCGGTCGTCATGTCACTCTGACCCCATAATTTGTCCGACTCGGTCGGAAAATTGCCCCGCGCCGACAGGCCTCTGGAGGCTGTGCTGGATTTCCTTGCCCCGCAGGCAGATCAAGGCTGCGATTTCATGATGCGCCGGTCGAATGAGAAACGCACGGGCAAAGGTGAGCCAATACACTTCCGCCGCACGACCGGTGGGTGCAACCCAGTTGCTCATAACCGCACGTGACTGTCTGGCGCTGAGGGCAAGCGGCCCCGCGCCACAAAGCAACCATTGAGATAACCTTGCTCGGTCTTGCCATAGAGGAAGGGCGAGCCGTCCGGCCCGGTAACGCTGCCCCCGGCCGCGATCAGGACCGCGTGCCCGGCGCCGGTATCCCACTCCATCGTCGGCCCGAAGCGCGGGTAAAGGTCGGCCTTGCCTTCGGCAACGAGACAGAATTTGAGAGACGAGCCGGCGTTCACCGCAGCGGCCGCGCCCTGGGATAGCGCGAATGCACGTGTCCGCTCGTCAGCGTGTGACCGGCTCATCACCGCCACCCGTTCGGTCTCCGGCATGACACGGGCCTTGAGCGGTGCCAGGGTGGCATCATCCAGCCTGCTGCCCGGCGCGGCATCTCCGGACAGTCCGGCCCGTCCACCCAGGTAGATCCGCTTCAGTGCTGGCGCATACACGCACCCTGCAACCGGTACGCGCCCGGAAATCAGAGCGATGTTGATCGTGAACTCGCCATTGCGATTGATGAATTCCTTGGTGCCGTCGACCGGATCGACCAGCAGAAACTCGCGTTCGATATCAGGACGAAAGCCGGCCGAAAAACTCTCTTCAGCCAGAACCGGTACGCCTGGCATCACCTTGGCAAGTGCCTCCAGGATAACGGCCTCGGCGCGCGTATCGGCCGCCGTGACGGGAGAGCGGTCGTCCTTGGAGGTGACGACGAACCCGCTGTCGTAAACGTCCATGACCTCGATAGCGGCCTTCAGGCATATGTCGGCAAAGCTGCGGGCAAGCGCATCATGCTCGAGAGACAAGGCGGTTCCTTTCAACGATGTCCGCCGGAATGGCGATTGCAGGTGTGTGCACACCCCGCGTTGCGCGATGGAAATCCCAGCAATAGGGATAATCGGCCATTCATTCCAGTGCTTCGATAATTCTGAGCAGGGCTTTTTCCTTTTCGAGGAGGGCTTTTCCGGCCTTGCCTGCACCGAAGGCGATGAGGGCCTTTTCCAGGCGGGCATATTCGGCCTTGGTGAAATAGAGAAGCACGCAGCGCGTGCGGCCCTGGTCTTCCAGCCCGCGCAAGGCCCGTGACAGATTGCGCACCGTTTCGGTTTCGGCCAGATGCATGAGCCCTTCAAGCGTCTCTGGCTCCTCCACCGCGGTCAGCAGAAGCAGCTTGGTCCAGCCGATCCGCTCAAGGCGGGCCTTGTCGGGATAGCCTGCAAAATGCTGCGCGATGCGGATGAGATAATAGGCCTTGCGCCGGCTGATCCAGGCCTCCTCCAGCCAGGTCCTGAAGGCCTCCGGATCACTGGTCTTCAGTTCCACCAGCATGGTGCCGAGCGGCAGGAAGTGGCGGTCAGGA is drawn from Glycocaulis alkaliphilus and contains these coding sequences:
- a CDS encoding FkbM family methyltransferase, with product MNHDPVFTHFRPSEVVADGVSVYDFLGVKTDTRFKKAWVQFAAPAGKAVQARLPAFNEHYPDWVLTLESVLRASGTYRVAELGAGWGTWSSIAAAAARTRPQISGVEVVALEADPTHHKWLQQHFAVNGLKADGVHLVHGAISKERGQARFPVIENPDEDYGASLRQVNNGGDFIVVDSFILEDVISKFTGAVDFMHVDIQGAEYDVIPDNMDLLKRSVKSIMIGTHISLQHHEGMRDRFLERGWRERMNYPRMALCDTPYGKIQFGDGVLGFENPDLF
- the gmd gene encoding GDP-mannose 4,6-dehydratase: MTAKTALITGVTGQDGAYLSRLLLEKGYIVHGVKRRSSSFNTGRIDDLYMDPHADDVRFFLHYGDLTDSTNLIRLVQEVQPDEIYNLGAQSHVQVSFETPEYTANSDAMGALRILEAMRILGLEKKTRFYQASTSELYGKVQEIPQKETTPFYPRSPYAAAKLYAYWITVNYRESYGMHASNGILFNHESPMRGETFVTRKITRAVAGIKLGYQDKIYLGNLDAQRDWGHARDYVEGMWRILQQDEPDDYVLGTGEMYSVREFVERAFAHIGVEIEWRGKGVDETGVDKATGVTRVVVDPRYFRPAEVELLLSDPTKAREKLGWQATTPFSELVREMVTEDLKTVAREQDRHDRHG
- the fcl gene encoding GDP-L-fucose synthase, which codes for MADTPAVIYPLEGKRVWVAGHRGMVGSALVRRLERENPAEILKVTRQEVDLRDPAAVRSWLETARPEAVFVPAAKVGGILANDTYPADFLYDNLMIAANIIHAAHETGVEKLLFLGSSCIYPKFADQPIVEEALLTGALEPTNEWYAIAKIAGIKLCQAYRKQHGADFISAMPTNLYGPGDNYDLQSSHVIPALIRKAHEAKRAGAPSMEIWGTGTPRREFLHADDCADALVHLMKVYSAPEHVNVGSGTDVTIEELARLVMAVVGFEGELTKDLSKPDGTPRKLMSADRLRALGWKPSIGLREGLENANACYIETI
- the cysN gene encoding sulfate adenylyltransferase subunit CysN; its protein translation is MDVRADVISRLTRTGDRGVLRFITCGSVDDGKSTLIGRLLYDSKLIFEDQLSTLEKDSRKHGTTGEEIDFALLLDGLEAERQQGITIDVAYRFFSTDKRKFVVADTPGHEQYTRNMATGASTADLAIILVDARKGVLVQTLRHSYIAHMMGIRHVVLAINKMDLAGHSRARFHEIVSNYLAKVENLGFETITPIPMSARYGDNVTSRSEAMDWHDGPTLLELLEDIDTETDARSGPFRFPVQWVNRPNLDFRGFSGTIVSGTVQPGDEIVVASSGQKARVARIVTADGDLEEASAGEAVTLVLDAEIDIIRGDMLTGTQDRPEVASQFAAEVLWMHEDAMHPGRSYLLKAGGQVTPVSVTELKYGVDVNTYEHIPAKELGMNGIGQCNLSTSRAIAFDPYHEIRDTGSFILIDRYTNQTVGAGMIRFALRRATNIHTHQMDVDKTRRAGLKAQKPAVLWFTGLSGAGKSTIANIVERRLAEAGHHTYSLDGDNVRHGLNRDLGFTEGDRVENIRRIGEVARLFVDAGLIVTCSFISPFRAERQMVRELVEEDEFIEVFVDAPIEVCMQRDPKGLYKKAKAGEIKNFTGFDSPYEAPETPELHVETATISAEEAADRIIALLRRSGRLG
- the cysD gene encoding sulfate adenylyltransferase subunit CysD yields the protein MREVAAEFANPVMLYSIGKDSAVMLHLALKAFYPSRPPFPLQHVDTTWKFRDMITYRDALAEALGLEMRVEINEDGLKRGISPFASGSNLHTQVMKTEALRAAMNRHGYDAAFGGARRDEEKSRAKERIFSFRDSAHGWEPRNQRPELWRTYNTRIRQGESIRVFPLSNWTELDIWQYILEENIPIVPLYLAAERPVVERDGQLLMVDDNRFVFAPGEEAQMRLVRFRTLGCYPLTGAIESAAVTLEEVVMEMLTARTSERSGRLIDHDEAGSMEKKKREGYF
- the cysQ gene encoding 3'(2'),5'-bisphosphate nucleotidase CysQ, encoding MSLEHDALARSFADICLKAAIEVMDVYDSGFVVTSKDDRSPVTAADTRAEAVILEALAKVMPGVPVLAEESFSAGFRPDIEREFLLVDPVDGTKEFINRNGEFTINIALISGRVPVAGCVYAPALKRIYLGGRAGLSGDAAPGSRLDDATLAPLKARVMPETERVAVMSRSHADERTRAFALSQGAAAAVNAGSSLKFCLVAEGKADLYPRFGPTMEWDTGAGHAVLIAAGGSVTGPDGSPFLYGKTEQGYLNGCFVARGRLPSAPDSHVRL